The genomic window AAAAGTAAATACGATCTCATGAATAAGACGCTACTGCTCATTCTTTGCGACTTTCTTCTACTGACGATTCTCTCCATGTGGAAGATGGAGGAGGAGGCTCCCCCTCCGAATGAAAGCTCGTCCGATAGTCCGGAGGAAGCGAGTGTGGCGGCCATGGCCATGATGGAGCAGGATCTGTTGGATACGCTGCAGTATTCGCTCGAAGAGGAGCAGGCGGAGCAGGCCTCGCTTTCTGAGGACTTGGCGGAAAAGGCGGCCGAGCTCGAACGCCAGCAGCGGGAACTGGCGGAAAGGGAAAGTCGTATCCAGAATCTGGAAAGTACGCTCACCGACGCGGAACGGCGGGAGCAAGAGCTACAGCGACAGCGCGAGCGGCTTGCCGAAGAGAAAAGCAGCTTGGAGCAAACGGTGGCCAGCGTGCAGGAAAACTACCAGCAGGTGTCTCGGCGCTTGGAGCAAACCGAGTCGGAGGCGCTGCAGAGCCAGGCTCAAGCGCGTTTGCTGCAGGAGGAGCTACAGCAGAAACTCAAGGAAATCGAATCCAAGGAGCAGGCCTTGGCCAAGACGGCTCAAGAGCTGAACTCGACCAAGCAGCAGGTGCAGGAGCTGGACATGAAGGTGAAGATGAGCCAGCAGGAGAACGCGTTTCTGCAGGAGTCGGTGACGGAGCTAAAGGGAGCGGTTGTGGAGGAGCGCTCGGAGCGGCAACGTCTCCAGGAGCAGGCAGGCGTGCTAGCTCAGGGCGTCAGCGATCTGGCGGCGAGCTCTCAGGATATCCGACAGGAGATCCGGTCCAGCTTCGAGATCAACGCGAATCAGCTTTTCAGCGATTTCGTGAACAACCAGGTGGTGGCCCAGATCGACGCGGTGAAGTATAGCCGTAACCGATACGTGAATACGAGAGATCGAGTTTCGACGGTGCTCGTTTCCGATGGCGAGCAAGTGTACGCTCTGATGCATGTGGAGAGCGGACCGTTCGATCTCGGTACCAACCCCGCATTTATTCGCTCGATGCAGCTGACGCTGAATCGAAGAGGCTCCAGCGTCACTCCGTCTCACATGAACTTTCTCGCTTTGGATCCACGCGTGGTGGCGATGCCCTTGAGCAAGTCTCAGGTGGAGAGCTTGGGCAGCAAGCCTTACCTCACGGCCCTGAACCCGTTCAAGTTCCCCGAAGCGGTGCTGGTGAACCGACAGGGCGACTACTATGGCGAGGTCGAGTTCAAGCTTGATTCCGACACGCCGGGCTTCGTGAAGATGCAAAACAAGATCTTCAGCTCCTTGTTCGGAGAATTCTCGCCCTCGACCGGTGACATCGTTCTCTCCAAGACCGGCGAGTTGCTCGGCATCATGGTGAACAAGCGCTATTGCGCTCTGGTGAACAACTTCGTGAGCGCCGCGAGGTACGAGGCTCAGGGAGCGGTGGACGAAGACGCTCTACGCAGGGTTCTGCGCATCCTCAACAACACTGTGGACTCCTTTCCTCGGGAGCTTCGTTAGCCTCGCTTTTCCCAGAGCTCGCTGAAGACGAGCCCACCCAAGGCTTCGGTCCGATGCCGTCGGATCGCCCAGGGCGTGAAGTCGACGGCGGGAAGCCAGCTCGTGGTCAGGCCAGCGGTGACGCGGAAGCTGAAATACAGGCATTTCACGAAAAATCGCTGCCAATGTCGGTGGGCTGAGAAGTCGCTATAGGCGAGAAGTCCTCCAGCGCGGGTAGCGGATCGGATCCGAGACAGAAGCGCGTCGCACTGCTCTTGCTCGAAACAGTCGAGAACGAAATGCAGGCCGACGAAGTCGAAACCGTCGGCGGGAAGGGAACTCTTCAGGACGTTTGAAGTTGCAAAGTGGATACGGTCGAGGTGATTTCGACATCGTTTGCGAGCTAGCTCGATCATCTTTTCGCTGGTATCGATGCTGGTGATACGAATGCCAGTATTGGTCTCTAGCAGAGCGTGGGAGAAGCGGCCGTCGCCGTCACCGATCAGGAGAGCCTCCTCGCAGGGACCGATTTCGGGAAGCCAGGCATGCCTCATGCGCTCAAGGGCGTCTCCGAAGTAGAAGTGCTCCAGGCTCTCGTAGGGTCTTGCGATGAGGTCGAAGGACCGTTTCATGGAACGAGTAGAAAAGGCAGTGGCGCAAGCAGGCAGATGTCCGCTAGGGCCCGCGATGCGATCGGGCCAAACGAAGAACGAAAACGATGCACGAAACCTAGCAAAAGCAGGGAGGCCAGCGCGCTGAGACCAAATGACCACTGATCGGGATGGAGGATCAGTCCGAGCGCGGCGCTGAGGGCGGTGATGGGTATGAGAAACCGGTTTGCCGGTTTCGCGTAGGAGTGGCGTTTTTCCCAGCTTCGGATGAGCAAGCAGTTGCACGCGTATAGCAGGGCCGTTGTCGCGAGAACGTGGATACTAAGCGCGTTGAAAGACCAGACATCCTTCACGAAGAGGGCCGCGCTGGCGCTAACCAGAGCGGCGACGAGGAATCCTTTGATGACGCCGTAGGCGGGGAGGGAGCGACCCTTCTGGGCGAAGGTCGTGTAGAGGAGCGCAGCGGCCACAAGGGCAGTTCCTCTGGTCCATTCGGTAGGTTCGAGACGCGCCCAGGCCAAGGCCAGCGAGAGCAGCAGGACGGCGCTCCAGACCGCGACGTAGGGCTTTGCGAAGCGACGCATATAGCGATGCTGGGCGCTGGGGGCCTGCGGATTGAGCAGGGAGTCGAACCATCGGTCGGCCGCGTATCCAAGCCACACCGACGAAAAGACTAACGCCCGGTGATGCCAGTGGATGACCCCGCCGAGGGTCTGAGCCAGCATGGCTTGCCAGACCACGGCCACCAATGGGGCGTCGAGGGAGAGGAGCGTGAGCCATTTCAGCGAAGCGAGCATGCGAGGCTACGACCATGGCCGCGGACGGGATTCGGGCAAAGAAAAAGCGCCCGTTGCCGGGCGCTTGAAGAAAGGGGGGGAGGCGGGCCGAGCCGACCTACGCTTCCTTGAAGAGATGTACGTCGCGTTGAGGGAAGGGGATGGTGATGTCTTCCTCGTCGAAGCGCAGTTTGATCTGTTCGTTGAACTTGAAGTAGAGGGGCCAGTAGTCCTCCACCTTGACCCACGGGCGAAAGGCGAAGTTGACGCTGCTGTCGGCCATTTCCAGCACGCCCACGAAAGGAGCGGGTTCGGCCAGCACTTTCGGTTCTTTGGAGATGATGTCTTCCAGCACCTGTTTCACCTTGCGAATGTCATCCCCATAGCTCACGCCGGGAACGAGATCGAGACGGCGAATGCCTTTTTTAGTATAGTTTTCGATCACTCCGCTAGTCGCCACCGAGTTTGGGATGATTTGCGTGCGGTGGTCGAGCGTCACCACGGTGGTGGTGAAAATGCCGATGTCCTCCACTACGCCCTCGGCTCCGCCGGCGACCACATAGTCGCCCACGCGAAACGGTTTGAAGAGGATGATCAGCACGCCGGCGGCGAAGTTGGACAGGGATCCTTGCAGCGCCAGGCCGACGGCCAGTCCCGCGGCGCCGATCACCGCCACCAGGGAGGTGGTTTGAATGCCGATGCGGCTGAGGGCGGCGATGATGACGAAGGTGATGAGCAAGGCGTGCACTAGACCGGTGGCGAAACCGATTAGCGACGCGTCGATCTTTCGTCCTTCCATCAGCTTGCGGAGACCGCCGGTGACGAGACCCGCCACGAAGCGCCCCACGATGAAGATGACGATCGCTGCAATGATGTTGAGTCCGTAGAGGGAGACGAGCTCCGCGGCTTTGTGGCCGATTTGTTCAAGGTCGATCCCGAGGAAGGTGGATACGACGTCTTCGCTTTCCGCAGCGCTGCTGGCTGCGGCGTCAGTTGATTCTGCCATGTTGGTCCTAGTAGAAGGTTGGAGGAGATTGGAGGAGTTCCCTTGGGAGGGAATGTCCCTAGAATCTGCTCTGCTTTTATGCTCGGCAATTCCAATTTTCTCTCGGTGGATCTTTGTAACGGAAAGCGCTGCGGGATTGGGCTGGATTTTTCGATCGCAACCGCAAGCGTAACCCCATCTCTATGGCCGCACAGACGAAATCGACCCAGCCGGACGTGCTAGTGGTGATGGCCACCCAATGGCGCGGCAGCGCCCTCGGCGTGGCAGGGGATCCGAATGCCCGCACGCCGCACCTTGACGCCTTGGCCAGGCAGAGCGTCTACCTCCGACAAGCGGTGACGCCGCATCCGTTCGGCGTTTTCGCTCGCGCCGCTTTCCTGACTGGAAAATCCTGCCCAGCCAACGGGGTGCGCGACTACTTCGATCCCCTGCCTAGCCGGAGCGAGACGCTGGCTCGCGCCTTCGCCCGGTCGGGCTACCAGAGCGCGTTTTTCGGCAAGTGGCAGCTCTATCGGCGCGATCCTGCGGCGCCCGTGGTGGGAGAGGCTCACGCCCGCATCGTGGTGCCGGAGGACTGCCGCGGAGGCTTTGACTATTGGGAAGGCTTCGAATCGGGTTTCCTGCTAAACGACCCTCTGCTTCACGGCACGGATCTCCCCGAACCGACGCGGTTTTCCGGCTACCAAAGCGACGTGCTGGTCGAGCGCATGGTTGAGTTTCTTGGCCGCCGAGACGAGGCGAAACCCTTGTTCGCCTGGCTCAGCCTCGACGCCCCGCACCCTCCTTACGCGTCGCCAGCGTCTGGGATCGATCGCTACCCCGAAGAGGGCTTGCGCCTTTTAGGCGAAACGACGCTCGACCCGGAGCAGCGAAGGATCGCATTGCGAGAGCTTTCCGGATACTACGCTCACGTCGAAGCAACCGATAGGTCGATCGCCCGATTGATCGCGACGCTCAAGGAAAGAGGCCAGTGGGAGAACACTGTGTTTGTCTTCACCTCGGCCCACGGAGACATGCATGGCTCCCACGGGCATTTTCGGAAGGGGTGGCCGCATGAGCAGTCGGTGCGAGTGCCGTTGATGGTTTCCTGGCCGCAGGCCTTGCCGGCTCGCTGCGACGACCGGACCTTGATCAGCCTCTTGGATCTGGGGCCGACCTTGTTGGGGCTGTCTGGGGCGGACTCGAGCTGGAAAGCCGAGGGGCTCGACCTGTCGGATTGCCTCAAGGGCGGCGCCGCCGGACCGATCCAGCAGGAGCTCTCCATGCCTAGCGTGCCGCCATTCGAAAAGCAATGCCCGTATCCCTGGCGAGCCCATCGCAACGAGGAGCGAACGACGGTGTTTCCCGAAGGGGCGAAGAGCTTCGTCATCCATCACCTCGACGAAGACCGCTGGGAGAACGCCGAGCTGCGGTGAGATCCGTGCCTCCTGCCGCGGCGTGGAAACCATGATCTCCCGTCCGGTTGGAGCCTCGAGAAGCAGGGCAGCCAAGCTCTAGGCAAAATGTTCCTCGGCTGTCCGTCAGTGAACCTTAGAAGAAAATAGAAATTTTTAAGAGTCTAATGGTCAGTCTCTTATGATGGTTTGGTAGCTCGTGGGCATGGCCTTTGCTCTGTGCCACGCATGATTGATGAACTCATGCAACGCGAGAACTACGTGCTAGCGAAGAAGCTGCTGGACGTTTCGCATGCGAAGCATCAGGCCCTGGCCGGCAATTTGGCCAACGTGGAGACGCCTGGCTACAAGCGGCAGGACATCTCCACCAGTTTCGAGTCGCAGCTTCGCCGTGTGGCGGCGACCAACGACGTGGAGCAGATCCGCCAGCTCGATGCGAAGATCGTCACCGATCTCAATTCCCCGAGCGTGCGTGCGGACGGCAACAACGTGCAGCTCGATCAGGAACTGCTCAAGATGAAGGAGAACGCGGTGCACTACGAATTTCTCGCGGAATACACCTCAGGTTCTCTGAGGCGCCTGCAAACCGCCATTTCCGGCCGCATATCGTAACCCTAGAAGAGGAGATACCGAGCGATGAACATAATGCCAGGACTTGAATCCACTTCCTCTGCTCTGCAGGCGGAGAAGTTGCGCATGGACATCATTGGGCAGAACATCGCCAATGCCCACACCACCTCCGGACCGGACGGCAAGCCCTACGCCCGTCAGATGGTTCAGTTCGAGTCGGAGCTGCTCAAGGTTGGGGAACGTCAGGACGGCACGCCGGCCATGCTCCAAGGGGTGAAGGTCAAGGATATCGTCTCCGACAAGACACCCGGGCAGCTGATCTACAACCCGGGCCATCCGGACGCCGATGAAAAGGGCATGGTCCGCCTCCCCAACGTCAATCTCACCCACGAGATGGTGGACCTCATCACCGCCTCCCGCTCCTACGAAGCCAATCTGCAGGTCGTTCGCACCTCCAAGCAAATGGCTCAGCAAGCCCTCAAGATCGGCAAGTAATCCTTTCTCTCATTTCCTACACCACTAGCGCCAGACTCCCATGATTGACTCAGTTTCCCACTTAGCAGCTCAGCAAGTTTTCAAGCAAAACGCCATCGAGCACGCCAAGCTAAAGAGCGTGGAATTCCCGCAAGGAGCGCCAGGGATCCAGCAGCCCAGCGAAACGAAGTCCTTCGACAATGTAGTGGGAAAATTTATACAGGAGGTCGACCAGAAGCACAAGGCCTCCGCCGCAGAGGCAAATCGAGTGCTGCTCGGCGAGACGGACAACATCCACCAGTCCATGATCGCCGCCCAGGAAGCGGGGCTTGCCTTCAATCTCATGGTGGAAGTCCGAAACAAGCTGATGAACTCCTACCAGGAGCTCATGAAGATGCCAGTGTAAGCTCCTAGCGAATACAACCCCCAATAACCTCCATGCTTACACAATTTAAGGAAATCTGGTCTTCCCTCGGCGCCAACCAGCGCATCTCTCTCATCTTGGCTGGCGGCCTCGTGGTACTCGCCATGATCGGCATGATGATCTGGGCGGCTCAGCCTGACATGCAGCTGCTCTACGGAAAGCTTTCCCCGGAGGAAGCGGGCAAGATCATCGCCAAGCTCGAGCAGAAGAGCATCCCTTTCGAAACGGGTAGCGGGGGAAACTCCATCTATGTGGAGTCGTCCCAGGTGCATCGCCTGCGCATGGAGCTGGCTACCGAAGGCATCCCGGCGGGGGGCAGCGGCCCTGGCTTCGAGCTCTTCGACGAAGGCAGCTTCGGCATCAGCGACTTCGTGCAGCGCACCAATTTTCTCCGCGCCGTGCAAGGCGAGCTCGCCCGCACCATCTCCCAGTTTGACGGAGTGGAGTCCGCTCGCGTGATGGTGGTGATGCCGGAAAACCGCCTCCTTTCCTCCCGCGAAGGGCGCGACCGCCCGACCGCATCCGTGTTTGTCAACGCTTCCGGGTCGCTGAGCTCCAGCGCCGTCAACTCCATCCGCCATCTGGTGGCCAACGCCATCCAGCGCCTCGATGTCAACGACGTGGTCGTGGTCGATAGCATGGGAACTGTATTGAGCGAATCACTACGCAGCGACGGCATCGGAAGCGGCATCAGCAACGACGTCATTCGCTACCGCAAGTCGCTCGAGTCCTATTTCACCGGCAAAGTGCAGACCATGCTCGATCGCGTGCTCGGTCCAAACCAGTCCGAAGTGCGCGTGGCGGTGGATGTCGAGACCGCTTCGGTGCAGACCACGGAAAAGATCTTCGATCCGGAGAGCCAGGTCGCTCGCAGCTTCACCACCGGCGAGGACAAGCAGATCGAGCGTGAGACCAGCGGAGAGCAGGGCGGCGCGGCAGGCGTCACCGCCAATACGCCGGCAAACGCCACCGCCCCGAACGTTTCCAATCTAAAGGAGCGCGAGGACAGCAAGAAGACGCGAACCGAAAGCTACGAGATCAACGAGCGCGTGGTCAGCAGCGTGCAAAACCCAGGCTCCATCAAGCGACTGACCGCTTCCCTTCTGGTGGCCCGTCGCATGGAGGTCAGCGGAAACGAAAGCCGCCCCGTCGAGCGCACCCCGCAAGAGCTCGAGGAGCTTCGAGACATCGTGGTGAACGCTCTCGGCATCCAGCTCGCCCCTGGCCAGAGCTCGGCAGACTTCGTCACCGTCAAGGAAATGACCTTCGCCGCGGATCCCTTCATGATCAAGGAGGAGGTTCTGGAGCAGGATGCCAACATCCAGCGTTGGATCGAGATCGGCCGCAGCGGCGTCGGCGCCATTCTCGGCATCGGGGTGATCCTCTTCTTCCTGCAGATGCTCAAGCGCCACAAGCCGGAAAAAATTTCCATCGAAGTCATGCAGCCGGAGCAAATGCTGCAAAGCCGCAAGATGGAGGACACCAGCGTGGTTACTCCGGAGATGCTCAACGAGCTCATCCGCCAGAAGCCGGCCAACATCGGTGTCTCCCTCCGCGAATGGATCGATCAGGAGGTCGCTAAAAAGTAGTCGCCATGCCAGCTCTTGAATACAAAGGAATGAATCGTATCCAGCGTTTGGCGACGTTTCTCGTCGTCATCGGACCGGAAGCGGCCGCTCATATTCTCAAGGAGTTCGACGACGAATCCATCGAGCTGATCTGTAAGGAGATGACCTCCATCAGCGCCATCGAGGAATCGACGCAAAAGGCCGCGGTGGAGGAGTTTTCCAGCTTCATCCTTTCCAGCTACGGATCGCTTTTGGGCGGACCGCTCTACACCCGCCGAGCGCTGGAAATCGCCAAGGGCGACTTCAAGGCGACCAGCATTTTGGAACGTATCGCTCCGACCAGCAACTCGGCGGAGGTGATCAAGGAAATCGAACAGATGGAGCCGCGTCAGATCTTCAACATGATCAAGACCGAGCAGGCTCAGACCATCGCCTTCGTGCTGTCCTACCTGGAACGCGACAAGGCGGGCCCGATCATTGGCATGTTCAACCAGGAGGTGCGCGAGGAGGTTATCGAGCGCTTGGGCATCATGGAGCCGACCTCGCTGGAGCTGATCAACAAGGTGGCGAACACGCTGAGCAAGAATTTGGATACCAAGCAGAAGACCACCCTCAACAAGAGCGGCGGCATTCGCATGGTGGCCGACTTGCTCAACACCTTGGAGAAGGAGGACAGCAAGCACATCCTGGCCAACATCGAGGAAAGAAATCCAAGCCTCGGAGCGGAGATTCGCAAGAAGATGTTCAGCTTCGAAGACCTGGTCCGCCTGGAGCTGCCAGACCTGCAGCGCATCATGCGCGAAGTGGATTCGGGAGATCTGATCATCGCCCTCAAGTCCGCCACCGAAGCCCTCAAGGAGGCAGTCATGGGCGCGGTTTCCAAGCGGGCCGCGGAAACCTTGGCGGAAGAACTCGAAATGATGGGCCCGGTCAAGCTGACCGAAGTCGAAGCAGCTCAGGAACGCGTGATCCAAGTGGTGCGCCGCCTGGAAGAACAGGAGGAGATCAGCCTAGATGGTGGCGGAGCAACAGTCTAAGATGCATCGATTGGTGCTCGATCAGCCGCTCGTCTCCTTGTCCATCAGCTATGATGGTCAGGAGAAAGTCGCGACCGCCCGTCACAAGGCGGAAGTCGACGCGTCCTACAAGTCTGGATACGAAGACGCGAGCTCGCAGTACAATCAGCAGATCCTCGACTTCCGTTCCGAGATCAACGCCCTGCGCGAAGGAACGTTTTCGCAGCTCGAACAGAAGTTTCAAACCATCGTCTCCGAAGCTCGCGAAGCTCTCATGACGCTGACCTACGAGTGCGTGAAGCAGACGCTCGGCGGCTTCGAGATGGTGCCGGAGGCAGTGGAGAAGATCGTTGAATCCGTAGTGGAGGAATCCGGTCTAAACGAAGAGCAGATGATCGTGCGTCTCCATTCCTCGGATATCGCTTTGCTGGAGGACCTCGAGAAGGACCTAAAAGCTCGGCACCCAGGTCTCGAGTTTGTAGCAGACGACACGCTTTCTCGCGGGGATTGCATGCTCAGCAGCCGGTTCGGAAAGATTGACGGGCTGATGTCCACCAAGCTCGAAAAGCTGCAAGGAGGGCTGACCCCATCATGAACCGCATGCTGCCAACCTGGGCCTCCGACATCGGAATGCGGGTCGGAGCCGTGGAAAGCCTCAACCATCTAGGCAAGGTCGCTCAGGTGACGGGCTTGATCATCGAGTCCGAAGGTCCGCAAGCGAGCTTGGGCGACATCTGCGAAATTTCCTCTCCAGGGGCCGCGCTGAGCG from Pelagicoccus sp. SDUM812003 includes these protein-coding regions:
- a CDS encoding class I SAM-dependent methyltransferase, with the protein product MKRSFDLIARPYESLEHFYFGDALERMRHAWLPEIGPCEEALLIGDGDGRFSHALLETNTGIRITSIDTSEKMIELARKRCRNHLDRIHFATSNVLKSSLPADGFDFVGLHFVLDCFEQEQCDALLSRIRSATRAGGLLAYSDFSAHRHWQRFFVKCLYFSFRVTAGLTTSWLPAVDFTPWAIRRHRTEALGGLVFSELWEKRG
- a CDS encoding mechanosensitive ion channel domain-containing protein — protein: MAESTDAAASSAAESEDVVSTFLGIDLEQIGHKAAELVSLYGLNIIAAIVIFIVGRFVAGLVTGGLRKLMEGRKIDASLIGFATGLVHALLITFVIIAALSRIGIQTTSLVAVIGAAGLAVGLALQGSLSNFAAGVLIILFKPFRVGDYVVAGGAEGVVEDIGIFTTTVVTLDHRTQIIPNSVATSGVIENYTKKGIRRLDLVPGVSYGDDIRKVKQVLEDIISKEPKVLAEPAPFVGVLEMADSSVNFAFRPWVKVEDYWPLYFKFNEQIKLRFDEEDITIPFPQRDVHLFKEA
- a CDS encoding sulfatase-like hydrolase/transferase — encoded protein: MAAQTKSTQPDVLVVMATQWRGSALGVAGDPNARTPHLDALARQSVYLRQAVTPHPFGVFARAAFLTGKSCPANGVRDYFDPLPSRSETLARAFARSGYQSAFFGKWQLYRRDPAAPVVGEAHARIVVPEDCRGGFDYWEGFESGFLLNDPLLHGTDLPEPTRFSGYQSDVLVERMVEFLGRRDEAKPLFAWLSLDAPHPPYASPASGIDRYPEEGLRLLGETTLDPEQRRIALRELSGYYAHVEATDRSIARLIATLKERGQWENTVFVFTSAHGDMHGSHGHFRKGWPHEQSVRVPLMVSWPQALPARCDDRTLISLLDLGPTLLGLSGADSSWKAEGLDLSDCLKGGAAGPIQQELSMPSVPPFEKQCPYPWRAHRNEERTTVFPEGAKSFVIHHLDEDRWENAELR
- the flgB gene encoding flagellar basal body rod protein FlgB, whose product is MIDELMQRENYVLAKKLLDVSHAKHQALAGNLANVETPGYKRQDISTSFESQLRRVAATNDVEQIRQLDAKIVTDLNSPSVRADGNNVQLDQELLKMKENAVHYEFLAEYTSGSLRRLQTAISGRIS
- the flgC gene encoding flagellar basal body rod protein FlgC: MNIMPGLESTSSALQAEKLRMDIIGQNIANAHTTSGPDGKPYARQMVQFESELLKVGERQDGTPAMLQGVKVKDIVSDKTPGQLIYNPGHPDADEKGMVRLPNVNLTHEMVDLITASRSYEANLQVVRTSKQMAQQALKIGK
- the fliE gene encoding flagellar hook-basal body complex protein FliE, whose translation is MIDSVSHLAAQQVFKQNAIEHAKLKSVEFPQGAPGIQQPSETKSFDNVVGKFIQEVDQKHKASAAEANRVLLGETDNIHQSMIAAQEAGLAFNLMVEVRNKLMNSYQELMKMPV
- the fliF gene encoding flagellar basal-body MS-ring/collar protein FliF; translated protein: MLTQFKEIWSSLGANQRISLILAGGLVVLAMIGMMIWAAQPDMQLLYGKLSPEEAGKIIAKLEQKSIPFETGSGGNSIYVESSQVHRLRMELATEGIPAGGSGPGFELFDEGSFGISDFVQRTNFLRAVQGELARTISQFDGVESARVMVVMPENRLLSSREGRDRPTASVFVNASGSLSSSAVNSIRHLVANAIQRLDVNDVVVVDSMGTVLSESLRSDGIGSGISNDVIRYRKSLESYFTGKVQTMLDRVLGPNQSEVRVAVDVETASVQTTEKIFDPESQVARSFTTGEDKQIERETSGEQGGAAGVTANTPANATAPNVSNLKEREDSKKTRTESYEINERVVSSVQNPGSIKRLTASLLVARRMEVSGNESRPVERTPQELEELRDIVVNALGIQLAPGQSSADFVTVKEMTFAADPFMIKEEVLEQDANIQRWIEIGRSGVGAILGIGVILFFLQMLKRHKPEKISIEVMQPEQMLQSRKMEDTSVVTPEMLNELIRQKPANIGVSLREWIDQEVAKK
- the fliG gene encoding flagellar motor switch protein FliG; this translates as MPALEYKGMNRIQRLATFLVVIGPEAAAHILKEFDDESIELICKEMTSISAIEESTQKAAVEEFSSFILSSYGSLLGGPLYTRRALEIAKGDFKATSILERIAPTSNSAEVIKEIEQMEPRQIFNMIKTEQAQTIAFVLSYLERDKAGPIIGMFNQEVREEVIERLGIMEPTSLELINKVANTLSKNLDTKQKTTLNKSGGIRMVADLLNTLEKEDSKHILANIEERNPSLGAEIRKKMFSFEDLVRLELPDLQRIMREVDSGDLIIALKSATEALKEAVMGAVSKRAAETLAEELEMMGPVKLTEVEAAQERVIQVVRRLEEQEEISLDGGGATV
- a CDS encoding FliH/SctL family protein is translated as MVAEQQSKMHRLVLDQPLVSLSISYDGQEKVATARHKAEVDASYKSGYEDASSQYNQQILDFRSEINALREGTFSQLEQKFQTIVSEAREALMTLTYECVKQTLGGFEMVPEAVEKIVESVVEESGLNEEQMIVRLHSSDIALLEDLEKDLKARHPGLEFVADDTLSRGDCMLSSRFGKIDGLMSTKLEKLQGGLTPS